The Amycolatopsis sp. DG1A-15b genome window below encodes:
- the drmC gene encoding DISARM system phospholipase D-like protein DrmC, translating to MPAIARLGELLTSEEAGRIAADLRQRRRPNLAAKKAYRVNQVEVKVLLRELVGSDADVDCAVAALEGIAAVPRVARPDIVWTNPRDVPGAEGRTTKAALDLINRAEGSVYAATYSASWGSPHLVALRNALKRGVDVTVVVDTAQRRDTAEMISDMLAGAQIWTLEQPANDTYAVQHAKLITVDDREALVTSANFSKAAAERSLECGLLSTDIAISTGLRERLELLHQYGVLVDLD from the coding sequence GTGCCTGCGATCGCACGGTTGGGGGAGCTACTCACGTCGGAGGAAGCTGGGCGCATCGCGGCCGATCTCCGGCAGCGCCGCCGCCCGAACCTCGCGGCGAAGAAAGCCTACCGCGTCAACCAGGTCGAAGTGAAGGTGCTGCTACGGGAGCTAGTGGGCAGCGATGCTGATGTTGACTGCGCTGTCGCGGCGCTCGAAGGCATAGCGGCGGTTCCGCGGGTCGCGCGCCCAGACATCGTGTGGACGAACCCTCGCGACGTGCCTGGTGCCGAAGGGCGCACGACCAAGGCTGCCCTCGACCTCATCAACCGGGCAGAAGGTTCGGTGTATGCCGCGACATATTCGGCCAGCTGGGGTTCCCCGCACCTGGTCGCGCTGCGAAACGCGCTCAAGCGCGGCGTCGACGTCACGGTCGTGGTCGACACTGCCCAACGTCGTGATACAGCGGAGATGATCTCCGATATGCTTGCTGGGGCGCAGATCTGGACGCTCGAGCAGCCCGCGAACGACACCTACGCCGTCCAGCACGCCAAATTGATCACAGTCGACGACCGTGAGGCCCTGGTCACCAGCGCCAACTTCTCCAAGGCAGCCGCCGAACGCAGCCTTGAGTGCGGTTTACTGAGCACCGATATCGCGATCTCCACCGGCCTGCGCGAGCGCCTGGAGCTGCTGCACCAGTACGGCGTGCTGGTCGACCTGGACTGA
- a CDS encoding DUF1998 domain-containing protein, translated as MTQQTADDGLVVVREPVTVGTAELDPGGDVEQNNPKNRARVGSIRPSAMLYTNGIGATIDLPHLAVMPHGLEAWDRIYARRPIIDVILERRLLELVRSHLGGQVSELRKPPWAPEEKDYAGSDAVDLGIPSRIFPQWLRCTGCGLLAPVSHELFAYQNTNRYRPDQAKFVHKKCKGFQGKGGGSDQAVVPARYLIACVAGHLDEFPYVAWVHRGRTCASGDAFPQLRMREWKSNIGPDVQLMCLSCDYRRGMREATGRAAEDKLPYCRGRHAHLDAFYPCEHQGRLMMLGAANQWFPSTLSLLALPREEAATPEEIAPDLRALPKVALDGPQDASAIGMFRMMASSIAQTDVFDDVPDDVLWQAVRLARGDSLPNEATLPEKRADPRTILGPEWAVLTDEQKYTRHSGMADFRAVRRDVPELLADVVVETVAVEKLKKVNAFIGFTRIDALDRMDDARERVAPLTRNGRPTWVPATEDRGEGVFLRFDESVIAPWEESIENLRVWCRFKEAHRLNFRRRTSRTADALDPDDRFPPPRYWAIHTLSHLLIREAAMSSGYGSASLTERIYAWKGDDDHLPAAGLLISTTASDSEGTLGGLVELAKPDKLEDLTAKALRRGLRCSSDPICGHRVPEGKEEFLHGAACHFCLFLSETSCERTNRFLDRRMLLRLVEDPKVKTPGLFERLVEVR; from the coding sequence GTGACTCAGCAGACCGCGGACGACGGGCTCGTCGTCGTACGCGAACCGGTCACCGTCGGTACCGCCGAGTTGGACCCGGGTGGGGACGTCGAGCAGAACAACCCTAAGAACCGCGCACGTGTCGGCTCAATCCGCCCATCCGCGATGCTTTACACCAACGGCATCGGTGCCACCATCGACCTGCCCCACCTCGCCGTGATGCCACACGGCCTTGAGGCCTGGGATCGGATCTACGCCCGCCGCCCGATCATCGACGTAATCCTCGAGAGGCGTCTCCTGGAACTCGTCCGTTCCCACCTCGGTGGCCAGGTTAGCGAGCTCCGCAAACCGCCGTGGGCTCCAGAGGAGAAGGACTATGCCGGCAGCGACGCCGTCGACCTCGGCATACCCAGTCGCATCTTCCCGCAATGGCTCCGCTGCACCGGCTGCGGGCTGCTCGCGCCAGTCTCACACGAACTGTTCGCCTACCAGAACACCAACCGCTACCGACCTGACCAAGCGAAGTTCGTGCATAAGAAATGTAAGGGATTCCAGGGCAAGGGAGGTGGCTCTGACCAGGCCGTCGTTCCAGCGAGATACCTGATCGCATGCGTCGCTGGCCACCTCGACGAGTTCCCATACGTCGCCTGGGTACATCGTGGTCGCACGTGCGCGAGCGGCGACGCATTCCCGCAGCTTCGTATGCGGGAGTGGAAGAGCAACATCGGTCCGGACGTCCAGCTCATGTGCCTCTCCTGCGACTATCGGCGTGGTATGCGGGAAGCGACCGGGCGCGCAGCGGAAGACAAGCTCCCGTATTGCCGCGGACGCCATGCGCATCTCGATGCGTTCTATCCATGTGAGCACCAAGGCCGTCTGATGATGCTCGGAGCGGCCAACCAGTGGTTCCCCTCCACACTGAGCCTGCTGGCACTGCCGCGTGAAGAAGCCGCGACGCCGGAGGAGATCGCACCCGACTTGCGCGCCCTACCCAAAGTCGCTTTGGATGGCCCGCAGGATGCATCGGCCATCGGCATGTTTCGGATGATGGCGTCGAGCATCGCCCAGACCGACGTGTTCGACGATGTTCCCGACGACGTGCTGTGGCAGGCTGTGCGGCTCGCCCGGGGCGATTCGTTGCCCAACGAGGCCACGTTACCCGAGAAGCGTGCTGATCCGAGGACGATTCTCGGTCCTGAATGGGCAGTCCTGACCGACGAGCAGAAGTACACCCGTCACTCCGGTATGGCCGACTTCCGCGCCGTACGTCGCGACGTCCCTGAGCTGTTGGCGGACGTCGTCGTCGAGACCGTTGCGGTAGAGAAGTTGAAAAAAGTCAATGCTTTCATCGGCTTCACCCGCATCGACGCACTCGACCGGATGGACGATGCACGGGAGAGGGTCGCGCCGTTGACGCGGAACGGGAGGCCAACCTGGGTACCCGCCACCGAAGATCGGGGCGAGGGGGTCTTCCTGCGCTTCGACGAGTCCGTGATCGCCCCATGGGAAGAATCAATCGAGAATCTGAGGGTGTGGTGCCGGTTCAAGGAGGCACACCGACTCAACTTCAGGCGTCGCACCAGTAGGACGGCGGACGCCCTCGACCCTGACGATCGGTTTCCGCCGCCGCGCTACTGGGCAATCCACACCTTGTCGCACCTGCTGATCCGAGAGGCGGCAATGTCGAGTGGCTATGGGTCGGCGAGCCTCACCGAGCGGATCTATGCGTGGAAGGGCGACGATGATCACCTGCCCGCCGCGGGGCTGCTGATCAGCACAACAGCGTCCGACAGTGAGGGAACGCTCGGCGGCCTTGTGGAGCTTGCCAAGCCAGACAAGCTCGAAGACTTGACTGCAAAGGCACTCCGTCGAGGACTGCGCTGTTCGTCGGATCCGATCTGCGGTCACCGAGTGCCCGAGGGAAAGGAGGAGTTCCTCCACGGAGCCGCCTGCCACTTCTGTCTCTTCCTCAGCGAAACCAGCTGCGAGCGGACCAACCGGTTCCTCGACCGGCGCATGTTGCTCAGGCTCGTGGAGGATCCGAAGGTCAAGACTCCCGGACTGTTCGAGCGCCTGGTCGAGGTGCGCTGA
- the drmA gene encoding DISARM system helicase DrmA, protein MTGMSSTQVRGDLVDLIEQELLGPREGAEEEILGTPRAQYSVGALAPVTIDPEQAIATTSETAADETGDPAETGEAISDVDREHLPQQGVPVDTDQETGTADDEEDRDEGPKGALTHPSSMGLRFQVPRNCGVLAVIATWGRYEGRRRENEGGRKILYSQRTPFERSVEIDVQDPGEHVILKPIELDDDVTLRVELFPLPDRIIVEIALSNDRVTGMDAPPKDWLFQTKLKVKSNSGGAMFLPTRDAMEDSYDEDNDERRRLDLQYRHRLEFAIGRTCSATWTADEQTRRAVSVETTWLPTADVAQTVPGAAAGAITAMKVLAQLEADGAEAAFGPLIDGYSAWLAGQQAIADNELPEHLRETAEDAIGEAEVVAERLREGMELLKNDQQALQAFQFMNRAMRDQRIHSQVAAARASDESKKINDVLAELIAREPDDPSVASWRPFQLAFVLLQLPALTDPAHPYRSGGAANVELLFFPTGGGKTEAYLGLAAYTFAIRRLQGKVETDDGMLDGGDGVAVLMRYTLRLLTSQQFQRAAALVCAAELIRQEDAVTWGEKPFSIGLWVGSAVSPKRYKDAERQVIEARGENSWRAHGLTVLQLQRCPWCGTKIDPKRDVVADPNTERVRVYCGDHKRGDCAFSVDGDADGALPITTVDDEIYRNPPTFLLATVDKFARLAREGEAASLFGYVDEWCSRHGYRHRDARGGCGQAQSHNMKGKLPKVVMQKVDRLRPPDLIIQDELHLITGALGTAVGVFENAVDLLSSYSREGVMIRPLVVASTATVANADRQVEALYGRGVDVFPPQVLDVRYTYFSEEKPVSDGAPGRKYLGVCAHGIRLTLAEIRLAEVLLLAGQKLLDTHGDAADPYLTTVGYFSAVRELAGMRRYLDDDVTIRVTGNTEPFPRRTTDREGLEIGELTSRISAEDISKTLDKLSRPFSRRWSTQGRAEHRAAVADAKKAGKTPPPWGEKPYDVVLATSMLQVGVDVPRLGLMLVVGQPKNTAEYIQASSRVGRDAKKPGLVVSLANWSRPRDMAHFEQFRHYHETFYAQVEALSVTPYSDTAMERGLMGVLVSVARVSQRSLSAEGGAGQLPSEMPRVQNLVEQLVHRAGPAADTPEAADRMRLKLLQRLDRWHDKAAEANGQLFYERRPQNKVGWPLLISPETKLPKQADRVFVVANSMREVQPEINLLVSPSLERLAFKEPPDRPEWEFPEEVSQ, encoded by the coding sequence ATGACTGGCATGTCGTCGACCCAGGTGCGGGGCGATCTGGTCGATCTCATCGAGCAGGAGTTGCTCGGGCCACGTGAGGGTGCCGAGGAGGAGATCCTCGGCACGCCGCGGGCACAATATAGCGTCGGGGCGTTGGCGCCGGTCACCATCGATCCGGAGCAGGCGATTGCCACGACAAGTGAGACCGCTGCAGACGAAACTGGTGACCCGGCCGAGACTGGTGAGGCCATCTCAGACGTCGACCGGGAGCACCTGCCGCAGCAGGGGGTGCCGGTCGACACGGACCAGGAGACTGGAACGGCCGATGACGAAGAAGATCGCGACGAAGGGCCGAAGGGCGCCCTGACACATCCGTCGTCCATGGGTTTGCGGTTCCAGGTACCGCGGAACTGCGGCGTACTCGCTGTGATAGCTACTTGGGGAAGGTACGAAGGCCGTCGGCGGGAGAACGAGGGCGGGCGCAAGATCCTCTACTCGCAACGGACGCCGTTCGAGCGGTCGGTCGAAATCGACGTACAGGACCCCGGCGAGCACGTAATTCTCAAACCTATTGAGCTCGATGATGACGTCACTCTGCGGGTCGAACTGTTCCCGCTCCCGGATCGCATCATCGTCGAGATCGCACTCTCCAATGACCGGGTCACTGGCATGGATGCGCCGCCGAAGGACTGGTTGTTTCAGACCAAGCTGAAGGTAAAGTCAAACAGTGGCGGGGCTATGTTCCTGCCCACTCGGGATGCCATGGAGGATAGCTACGACGAGGACAACGACGAGCGGCGACGCTTGGACCTGCAGTACCGGCATCGGCTGGAATTCGCGATCGGCCGGACCTGCTCGGCTACCTGGACCGCCGATGAACAAACGCGGAGAGCTGTTTCGGTCGAGACCACATGGCTCCCCACAGCTGACGTGGCGCAGACCGTGCCGGGAGCTGCCGCCGGCGCAATCACGGCGATGAAGGTGCTCGCCCAGCTTGAGGCCGACGGCGCCGAGGCGGCATTCGGGCCGTTGATCGACGGGTACTCTGCTTGGCTCGCCGGACAGCAGGCCATCGCGGACAACGAGTTGCCAGAGCACCTGCGGGAGACTGCTGAAGACGCGATCGGGGAGGCCGAGGTCGTCGCGGAGCGGCTCCGCGAAGGCATGGAACTTCTGAAAAATGACCAGCAAGCCCTGCAAGCGTTCCAGTTCATGAACCGAGCCATGCGCGACCAGCGCATCCACAGCCAGGTTGCCGCAGCCCGGGCCAGCGACGAATCCAAAAAGATCAACGACGTCCTCGCCGAACTGATCGCGCGGGAGCCTGACGACCCGTCGGTTGCGTCTTGGCGACCGTTCCAGCTCGCGTTTGTACTGCTGCAGCTGCCGGCTCTCACCGATCCGGCGCATCCCTACCGCAGCGGTGGCGCGGCCAACGTCGAATTGCTGTTCTTTCCGACCGGCGGTGGCAAAACGGAAGCCTATCTCGGACTCGCGGCATATACCTTCGCGATCCGGCGGTTGCAAGGCAAGGTCGAGACCGACGACGGTATGCTCGATGGGGGCGATGGCGTCGCCGTCCTCATGCGCTACACGCTGCGCCTCCTCACCTCACAGCAGTTCCAGCGCGCTGCTGCGCTTGTATGCGCCGCTGAGCTGATCCGACAAGAGGACGCTGTGACCTGGGGCGAGAAGCCATTTAGTATCGGCCTCTGGGTGGGTTCGGCTGTCAGCCCCAAACGCTACAAGGATGCCGAGCGCCAGGTAATCGAAGCCCGCGGCGAGAACTCGTGGCGTGCCCACGGTCTCACGGTTTTACAACTCCAGCGCTGTCCCTGGTGCGGCACCAAGATCGATCCCAAGCGTGACGTCGTCGCCGACCCCAATACCGAACGAGTGCGGGTCTACTGCGGTGACCACAAGCGCGGCGACTGTGCGTTCTCCGTCGACGGCGACGCCGACGGTGCACTTCCCATCACCACTGTCGATGACGAGATCTACCGCAACCCGCCTACCTTTCTCCTCGCCACGGTCGACAAGTTCGCGCGCCTCGCCCGCGAAGGCGAGGCGGCCAGCCTGTTCGGGTACGTCGACGAGTGGTGTTCCCGGCACGGCTACCGGCATCGCGACGCCCGCGGCGGGTGCGGGCAAGCGCAATCACACAATATGAAGGGCAAGCTCCCGAAGGTCGTCATGCAGAAGGTCGACCGACTCCGTCCACCGGATCTGATCATCCAGGACGAGCTGCACCTCATCACGGGTGCGCTCGGCACTGCTGTCGGCGTCTTCGAAAACGCCGTCGACCTGCTGTCGTCTTACTCTCGCGAGGGCGTGATGATCCGCCCGCTTGTAGTCGCCTCCACCGCGACCGTCGCCAATGCCGACCGGCAGGTCGAAGCGCTCTACGGTCGGGGAGTCGACGTGTTTCCGCCTCAGGTGCTTGACGTCCGCTACACCTACTTCTCCGAGGAGAAGCCGGTCTCCGACGGTGCCCCCGGTCGGAAGTATCTCGGCGTATGCGCCCACGGCATCCGGCTCACCCTTGCCGAGATCCGGCTCGCCGAAGTACTGCTGCTCGCCGGGCAGAAGCTGCTGGACACTCACGGCGATGCTGCCGACCCTTACCTGACGACCGTCGGTTACTTTTCCGCTGTCCGCGAGCTAGCCGGTATGCGGCGCTACCTCGACGACGACGTCACCATTCGTGTCACGGGTAACACGGAGCCGTTTCCGCGCCGCACAACCGACCGCGAAGGATTGGAGATTGGCGAGCTGACCTCGCGCATCTCAGCTGAGGACATCTCCAAGACTCTCGACAAGCTGTCACGACCGTTCAGTCGCCGGTGGAGCACACAGGGCCGAGCGGAGCACCGAGCGGCGGTCGCCGACGCAAAGAAAGCCGGGAAGACACCGCCGCCGTGGGGGGAGAAGCCCTACGATGTGGTCCTCGCCACCTCGATGCTGCAGGTTGGCGTCGATGTGCCTCGGCTGGGTCTGATGCTCGTCGTGGGGCAGCCGAAGAACACCGCGGAATATATCCAAGCATCCTCACGGGTCGGCCGTGACGCGAAGAAGCCCGGGCTCGTAGTGTCGCTGGCGAACTGGTCGCGGCCGCGCGACATGGCTCACTTCGAACAGTTCCGGCACTACCACGAAACCTTCTATGCTCAGGTCGAGGCCCTCAGCGTCACGCCGTACTCCGACACTGCGATGGAGAGGGGCCTGATGGGCGTGCTCGTCAGTGTCGCACGGGTCAGTCAACGATCGCTGTCCGCGGAAGGTGGCGCCGGACAGCTCCCCAGCGAGATGCCGAGGGTGCAGAACTTGGTCGAGCAGCTGGTTCACCGCGCGGGCCCGGCGGCGGACACGCCCGAGGCTGCCGATCGGATGCGACTCAAGCTACTGCAGCGGCTCGACCGCTGGCACGACAAGGCCGCGGAGGCCAATGGACAATTGTTCTACGAGCGCCGACCACAGAATAAGGTTGGCTGGCCGCTACTGATCAGTCCTGAAACCAAGTTGCCCAAGCAGGCCGACCGGGTGTTCGTCGTCGCCAACTCCATGCGCGAGGTCCAGCCCGAGATCAACTTGTTGGTGAGCCCCAGCCTCGAGCGGCTTGCCTTCAAGGAGCCACCGGACCGACCGGAGTGGGAGTTCCCTGAGGAGGTTTCGCAGTGA